A stretch of Bradyrhizobium sp. AZCC 2262 DNA encodes these proteins:
- a CDS encoding LPS-assembly protein LptD produces MAVVAARQLRSPAFRRRIDVRRYRARMAAFGVPMFALLAGFVFAGSLELALTVPASAQSFTYNPRPPKPPPRPVTNDGKMTVQAVEVDYDYNNQRVSAVGNVQMFYNGTSVEADKVIYDQKTKRLHAEGNIRLTDAEGKVTYANVMDLSDDYRDGFVDSLRVDTADATRMAATRADRSAGNYTVFENGVYTACAPCKDDPKKPPLWQVKGARIIHDQTDKMLYFENAQLEFFGVPMAYLPYFSTPDPTVKRKTGFLMPGYSSVSTYGFGMEIPFYWAIAPDYDATFNPRITTRQGVLLQGEFRQRLIDGSYQIRAYGIDQLDPGAYAGLPGDRQFRGGVDTKGQFALNDKWVWGWDGVLLSDYYFFSDYRLAQYKDPLGSFLSLPTEAISQLYLTGVGSRSYFDARTIYYLSFSGNQNQVPIIYPVVDYNNVINHPIFGGEFSYKTNFTNLSRDTAAFDPITTLANTASLCTTTSADPLARTPSQCLLRGFPGTYTRLTAEAQWRKSYTDPFGQIWTPFAILRADAINSSVSNQPGVSNFLPVGDTQALRPMPAVGLEYRYPFINVQPWGTTTIEPMAQIIARPNETYAGKLPNEDAQSMVFDASNLFAVDKFSGYDRVEGGGRANVGVQATTQFDRGGSVNVLFGQSYQLFGLNSYAVKDATNTGLDSGLQNARSDYVARINYSPNRTYTFSVRTRMDEATQNLNRFEAEGRAAFDRWSVSMIYGNYAAQPELGYLTRREGLLGSASVKVASNWVVSGSARWDLEANKLNQYVVGAGYVDDCFVLAANYVTSYQYSAGTTPPVLSHAFMLQIGLRTLANSSSSAGSSGIQ; encoded by the coding sequence GTGGCCGTTGTCGCCGCCCGCCAATTGAGGTCGCCTGCGTTCAGGCGGCGCATTGACGTGCGCCGCTATCGAGCCCGCATGGCAGCCTTTGGCGTCCCTATGTTTGCGCTGCTCGCCGGATTCGTTTTCGCGGGCTCGCTGGAGCTTGCCCTGACGGTGCCGGCTTCGGCGCAAAGCTTCACGTATAATCCGCGGCCGCCCAAGCCGCCGCCGCGCCCCGTCACCAATGACGGCAAGATGACCGTGCAAGCGGTCGAGGTGGACTACGACTACAACAACCAGCGCGTGTCGGCGGTCGGCAACGTGCAGATGTTCTACAACGGCACCAGCGTCGAGGCCGACAAGGTCATCTATGACCAGAAGACCAAGCGGCTGCATGCGGAAGGCAACATCCGCCTGACCGACGCCGAAGGCAAAGTCACCTACGCCAACGTCATGGATCTGAGCGACGACTACCGCGACGGATTCGTCGATTCGCTGCGCGTTGATACCGCGGACGCGACGCGTATGGCGGCGACGCGCGCCGACCGCTCCGCCGGCAATTACACCGTGTTTGAAAACGGCGTGTATACCGCCTGCGCGCCCTGCAAGGACGATCCGAAGAAGCCGCCGCTGTGGCAGGTCAAGGGTGCGCGGATCATCCACGACCAGACCGACAAGATGCTGTACTTCGAAAACGCGCAGCTCGAGTTCTTCGGCGTGCCGATGGCGTATCTGCCGTATTTCTCGACGCCCGATCCGACCGTCAAGCGCAAGACCGGCTTCCTGATGCCCGGCTACAGCTCGGTTTCGACCTACGGGTTCGGCATGGAGATCCCGTTCTACTGGGCGATCGCGCCGGACTATGACGCGACCTTCAATCCGCGCATCACCACCCGGCAGGGCGTGCTGCTGCAGGGCGAATTCCGCCAGCGCCTGATCGACGGCTCCTACCAGATCCGCGCCTACGGCATCGATCAGCTCGACCCGGGCGCCTACGCCGGCCTGCCCGGCGACCGCCAGTTCCGCGGCGGCGTCGACACCAAAGGCCAGTTCGCGCTCAACGACAAATGGGTTTGGGGCTGGGACGGCGTTCTGCTGTCGGATTACTACTTCTTCTCGGACTACCGGTTGGCCCAGTACAAGGACCCGCTGGGCTCGTTCCTGAGTCTTCCGACGGAAGCCATTTCGCAGCTTTATCTGACCGGCGTCGGCAGCCGCAGCTACTTCGACGCGCGCACGATCTATTATCTGAGCTTCTCCGGCAACCAGAACCAGGTTCCGATAATCTATCCGGTGGTCGACTACAACAACGTGATCAACCACCCGATCTTTGGCGGCGAATTCAGCTACAAGACCAACTTCACCAACCTCTCGCGTGACACGGCGGCCTTCGACCCGATCACGACACTGGCCAACACCGCCAGCCTGTGCACAACGACGTCCGCCGATCCACTGGCGCGGACGCCGTCGCAATGCCTGTTGCGCGGCTTCCCCGGCACTTACACGCGCCTGACGGCCGAGGCGCAATGGCGGAAGTCGTACACCGATCCGTTCGGTCAAATCTGGACACCGTTTGCGATTCTGCGCGCCGACGCCATCAATTCCTCGGTTTCGAACCAGCCGGGTGTTTCGAATTTCCTTCCTGTCGGCGACACCCAGGCGCTGCGCCCAATGCCGGCCGTCGGCCTCGAATATCGCTATCCCTTCATCAACGTTCAGCCCTGGGGCACCACCACGATCGAGCCGATGGCGCAGATCATCGCCCGTCCCAACGAGACCTACGCCGGCAAGCTGCCCAACGAAGACGCCCAGAGCATGGTGTTCGACGCCAGCAACCTGTTCGCGGTCGACAAGTTCTCGGGCTACGACCGCGTCGAAGGCGGCGGCCGCGCCAATGTCGGCGTCCAGGCGACCACGCAGTTCGACCGCGGCGGCAGCGTCAACGTGCTGTTCGGACAATCCTACCAGTTGTTCGGCCTGAATTCGTATGCGGTGAAGGACGCGACTAACACCGGCCTCGATTCCGGCCTGCAGAACGCCCGCTCCGACTACGTCGCCCGCATCAATTATTCGCCGAACCGGACCTATACGTTCAGCGTGCGCACGCGCATGGACGAGGCGACGCAGAACCTCAACCGCTTCGAAGCCGAAGGACGCGCCGCGTTCGACCGCTGGTCGGTGAGCATGATTTACGGCAATTATGCCGCGCAGCCGGAACTCGGCTATCTGACCCGGCGCGAAGGCCTGCTCGGCAGCGCCTCGGTCAAGGTGGCGTCGAACTGGGTCGTGTCGGGCTCGGCACGGTGGGACCTTGAAGCCAACAAGCTGAACCAGTACGTCGTTGGCGCCGGCTACGTGGACGACTGCTTCGTGCTGGCGGCCAATTACGTCACATCCTACCAATACTCCGCCGGGACGACCCCGCCGGTGCTCAGCCACGCATTCATGCTGCAGATCGGCTTGCGGACCCTCGCGAATTCGTCCTCGTCCGCCGGCAGCAGCGGTATTCAGTAG
- the lptG gene encoding LPS export ABC transporter permease LptG gives MSMMTNTLGRYFAGRFLISAVGVFASIFVLLVLVDYIEMVRKTSGLVSASAITVAQTSLYRVPQLLEKLMPFCVLIGAMTCYLALSRRLELVVARAAGVSAWQFISPALASAIILGTVATVAYNPMSANLRELSKRMEAELFGSAPGGGIQDASGFWLNQINSDGQSIINAARSEQQGVRLTGLTVFRFDPDLQFKERIEAREATLEEGRWAFKSVRRYSLDKPPVDQENYYLSTTLTPAQVRNSFSTPETVSFWQLPGYIRSSESSGFATAGYRLQYHKLIAQPFLLAAMVMLAASVSLRFFRMGGVQKMVLSGVGAGFLLYVLSKVTEDLSKAELMHPIAAAWLPVCVGGLTGFLALLYQEDG, from the coding sequence ATGAGCATGATGACCAACACGCTCGGGCGATACTTTGCCGGCCGCTTCCTGATTTCGGCGGTGGGCGTGTTTGCGAGCATTTTCGTGCTGCTGGTGCTGGTCGATTACATCGAAATGGTCCGCAAGACCTCCGGGCTGGTATCGGCATCCGCGATCACGGTGGCGCAGACGTCGCTGTACCGCGTGCCGCAACTGCTCGAAAAGCTGATGCCGTTCTGCGTGCTGATCGGCGCTATGACCTGCTATCTCGCGTTGTCGCGGCGGCTCGAACTGGTGGTCGCACGTGCGGCCGGCGTCTCCGCCTGGCAGTTCATCTCGCCGGCGCTGGCAAGCGCGATCATCCTCGGCACTGTGGCGACCGTTGCCTACAACCCGATGTCGGCGAACCTGCGCGAACTCTCCAAGCGGATGGAGGCCGAACTGTTCGGCTCGGCGCCCGGCGGCGGCATCCAGGATGCTTCCGGTTTCTGGCTCAACCAGATCAACAGCGACGGCCAGTCGATCATCAATGCGGCGCGCAGCGAGCAGCAGGGCGTCCGGCTGACCGGACTGACCGTGTTCCGGTTCGACCCCGATCTCCAGTTCAAGGAACGAATCGAAGCCCGCGAAGCCACCCTCGAGGAAGGCCGCTGGGCCTTCAAATCGGTACGCCGGTACTCCCTGGATAAACCTCCGGTTGATCAGGAGAACTATTACCTCTCGACCACCCTCACCCCGGCCCAGGTCCGCAACAGTTTCTCCACCCCAGAAACCGTGTCTTTTTGGCAACTTCCTGGCTATATCCGCTCTTCCGAAAGCTCGGGCTTCGCGACCGCAGGCTACCGTCTGCAGTACCATAAGCTCATCGCACAGCCATTTTTGCTGGCTGCAATGGTGATGTTGGCGGCTTCCGTGAGCCTTCGCTTCTTCCGGATGGGCGGCGTGCAAAAGATGGTTTTGAGTGGCGTGGGCGCAGGCTTTCTGCTCTACGTTCTATCGAAAGTTACTGAGGATTTGAGCAAGGCTGAGTTGATGCATCCGATCGCTGCGGCGTGGTTGCCCGTCTGTGTGGGTGGCCTCACCGGCTTTTTGGCCTTGTTGTACCAGGAGGACGGGTAG
- the lptF gene encoding LPS export ABC transporter permease LptF — translation MGSIDRYIFRTTLASFALVLVSLTGVIWITQALRGIDLMTSQGQTIITFLGITSLVIPALVLVIAPIALMIAISHTLNKLATDSEIIVMNAAGFSPYRLFRPFFFATCVVAMLVTFIGAYLAPDGLRRIKQWDAEITADVLTNILQPGRFAQLDQNLTIRIRERQPGGVLAGIFVDDRRDPKERVTIIADHGTVLKNESGSYLVLEDGNLERFEAGKRDPALVAFARYAFDMSKFSNRGRDVALGIRERYLWELVSASDDDATFKQLSGQFYAELHDRFLSPVYPFAFAVLTFAFLGTPRTTRQSRNFSIGGSILAVFGLRMAGFALSVMTVKTPMMALVQYLMLFGAIGVGLWMIIGGIVVEPPAALMEAINRSNARLARLFGRPATA, via the coding sequence ATGGGGTCGATCGACAGGTACATTTTCCGCACGACGCTCGCGTCGTTTGCGCTTGTCCTGGTCAGCCTCACCGGCGTGATCTGGATTACGCAGGCGTTGCGCGGCATCGACCTGATGACCAGCCAGGGCCAGACCATCATCACCTTCCTCGGCATCACCAGCCTGGTGATTCCTGCGCTTGTTCTGGTCATTGCGCCGATCGCGCTGATGATCGCGATCTCACACACGCTGAACAAGCTCGCCACCGATTCCGAAATCATCGTGATGAATGCCGCCGGCTTTTCCCCATACCGGCTGTTCCGCCCGTTTTTCTTCGCCACTTGTGTCGTGGCGATGCTGGTCACCTTCATTGGCGCCTATCTCGCTCCGGACGGCCTGCGCCGGATCAAGCAATGGGACGCCGAGATCACGGCCGACGTGCTGACCAACATCCTGCAGCCCGGACGTTTCGCCCAGCTCGACCAGAACCTGACGATTCGCATCCGGGAACGGCAGCCGGGCGGCGTGCTCGCCGGAATCTTCGTCGACGACCGCCGCGATCCCAAGGAGCGCGTCACCATCATTGCCGACCACGGCACGGTGCTGAAGAACGAGAGCGGCTCCTATCTGGTGCTGGAGGACGGCAACCTCGAACGTTTCGAGGCGGGAAAGCGCGATCCGGCGCTGGTGGCTTTCGCCCGCTATGCCTTCGACATGTCGAAATTCTCCAATCGCGGCCGCGACGTCGCCCTGGGAATTCGCGAACGCTATCTCTGGGAGCTGGTTTCGGCCTCGGACGACGATGCTACGTTCAAGCAGCTGTCCGGGCAATTTTACGCCGAGCTGCATGACCGGTTCTTGTCGCCGGTCTATCCCTTCGCGTTCGCGGTGCTGACCTTCGCGTTTCTCGGCACGCCGCGCACCACGCGCCAGAGCCGCAATTTTTCGATCGGCGGATCGATCCTCGCAGTGTTCGGGCTGCGCATGGCGGGATTCGCCCTATCCGTAATGACGGTGAAGACGCCGATGATGGCTCTCGTCCAGTATTTGATGCTGTTCGGTGCGATCGGCGTCGGGCTGTGGATGATTATCGGCGGCATTGTGGTGGAGCCGCCGGCGGCGCTGATGGAAGCCATCAACAGGTCGAACGCACGCCTCGCGCGGCTCTTTGGACGGCCGGCCACAGCATGA
- a CDS encoding leucyl aminopeptidase: MSDAVKVGFVAFSAAPRGVLVVFCDDALKFGEATRKALGKAADTVKRAAAANQFKGKSGSTLDIPAPDGSKAERLIVVGVGKTSDIKEKDFLKFGGVTAGKLNGASETVTVIAELPEGAMQPDSAAAIASGIRLRAYKFDRYKTKKKDGENGTLRADISIAAGDVAAARKALAPASHVVDGVIIARELVNEPPNVLYPVEFARRANQLKKLGVDVEVLDVKAMQKLGMGALLGVAQGSTQPGRTVIMRWNGGKKGDQPVAFVGKGVCFDTGGISIKGAASMEDMKGDMGGAACVVGLMHALAARKAKVNAVGAIGLVENMPDGNAQRPGDIVTSMSGQTIEIINTDAEGRLVLADVLWYVAKKYKPKFMVDLATLTGAIMVALGTEYAGMFSNNDELAERLSKIGTETGERVWRMPLGPEYDKQIDSQFADMKNTGGRHGGSITAAQFLQRFVDNTPWAHLDVAGTAMGAPKTDINHSWGSGYGVRLLDRLVSEYYEATK; encoded by the coding sequence ATGTCCGACGCCGTCAAGGTCGGCTTTGTCGCCTTTTCCGCCGCACCCCGTGGCGTTCTCGTGGTGTTTTGCGATGACGCATTGAAGTTCGGCGAGGCGACGCGGAAGGCGCTGGGGAAGGCGGCCGACACCGTCAAGCGGGCGGCGGCCGCCAACCAGTTCAAGGGCAAGAGCGGATCGACGCTCGACATTCCGGCGCCGGACGGAAGCAAGGCGGAGCGCCTGATCGTGGTCGGTGTCGGCAAGACGTCCGATATCAAGGAGAAGGATTTTCTCAAGTTCGGCGGCGTGACGGCAGGCAAGCTCAACGGCGCCAGCGAAACGGTCACCGTGATCGCCGAACTGCCTGAGGGGGCGATGCAGCCCGATTCCGCCGCCGCCATCGCGTCGGGCATCCGGCTGCGCGCGTATAAATTCGACCGCTACAAGACCAAGAAGAAGGACGGCGAGAACGGCACGCTTCGCGCCGACATTTCGATTGCCGCCGGGGATGTCGCAGCCGCGCGCAAGGCGCTTGCGCCCGCGTCCCATGTCGTGGACGGGGTGATCATCGCGCGCGAACTCGTCAACGAGCCGCCGAACGTGCTGTACCCGGTTGAATTCGCGCGCCGCGCGAATCAGCTCAAGAAACTTGGCGTTGACGTCGAGGTGCTTGACGTCAAGGCGATGCAGAAGCTCGGCATGGGCGCCTTGCTCGGCGTCGCGCAGGGCTCGACGCAGCCCGGCCGCACCGTGATCATGCGCTGGAACGGCGGCAAGAAGGGCGATCAGCCGGTTGCTTTCGTCGGCAAGGGCGTTTGCTTCGACACCGGCGGTATTTCCATCAAGGGCGCCGCCAGCATGGAAGACATGAAAGGCGACATGGGCGGCGCGGCCTGCGTGGTCGGGTTGATGCATGCGCTGGCGGCGCGCAAGGCGAAGGTCAACGCGGTGGGCGCCATCGGCCTGGTCGAGAACATGCCTGACGGCAACGCCCAGCGCCCCGGCGATATCGTCACCTCGATGTCGGGGCAGACCATCGAAATCATCAACACCGACGCCGAAGGCCGGCTCGTGCTGGCCGATGTGCTCTGGTACGTGGCCAAGAAGTACAAGCCCAAATTCATGGTCGATCTTGCGACCCTCACCGGCGCGATCATGGTCGCGCTCGGAACCGAATATGCCGGAATGTTCTCCAACAACGACGAACTGGCGGAACGGCTGAGCAAGATCGGAACCGAAACCGGCGAACGCGTCTGGCGCATGCCGCTTGGTCCCGAATACGACAAGCAGATCGATTCGCAGTTTGCCGACATGAAGAATACCGGCGGGCGCCATGGTGGTTCGATCACCGCCGCCCAGTTCCTGCAGCGTTTCGTCGACAACACGCCGTGGGCGCATCTCGACGTCGCGGGAACCGCGATGGGTGCGCCGAAAACCGACATCAACCACAGTTGGGGTTCGGGTTACGGGGTTCGTCTTTTGGATCGGCTGGTCTCGGAATATTATGAAGCCACGAAGTAA
- a CDS encoding DNA polymerase III subunit chi gives MTEVLFYHLQGMSLESVLPPLLEKSLERGWRVVVQSTSPERTEALDAHLWTYSDDSFLPHATWRAGDAPDQPIILSIEEGNPNRANVRFLIDNAALPVDCDSYERLVLVFNGDDADALTAARGAWADCKARGFEVTYWQADERGRWQRRQ, from the coding sequence ATGACGGAAGTCCTGTTCTATCATTTGCAGGGCATGTCGCTCGAAAGCGTATTGCCGCCCCTGTTGGAAAAGTCGCTCGAGCGCGGCTGGCGCGTGGTCGTGCAATCGACCTCGCCGGAGCGCACCGAGGCGCTCGATGCGCATTTGTGGACCTACAGCGACGATTCGTTCCTGCCGCACGCCACATGGCGTGCCGGCGATGCGCCGGACCAGCCCATCATTCTCTCGATCGAGGAAGGCAACCCGAATCGGGCCAATGTCAGGTTCCTGATTGACAACGCGGCATTGCCGGTCGATTGCGACAGTTACGAGCGGTTGGTGCTGGTCTTCAACGGGGACGATGCCGATGCGCTCACCGCGGCGCGCGGCGCCTGGGCCGATTGCAAGGCGCGCGGCTTCGAGGTGACGTATTGGCAGGCCGATGAACGGGGCCGGTGGCAGCGGCGGCAATAG
- a CDS encoding DUF302 domain-containing protein — protein MTIAKVEVERFSLTSSKPFDAIVTALKSGVGQPDMVEFFKETRATNSFPDLERVVQSGLGRTDLMLFAEFDLGDILRRETGSKTPKIMRFVVGNPLIMKEMVKHVPDAGSYAPVTVLIDERPDGVHVSYDKMESYLLHYGSSEALAVARNLDAKITTLLHECAS, from the coding sequence ATGACAATCGCTAAAGTCGAGGTGGAACGTTTCAGCCTCACGAGCTCAAAACCATTCGACGCTATTGTGACCGCCCTCAAGTCCGGGGTCGGGCAGCCTGACATGGTCGAATTTTTCAAGGAGACGAGGGCGACAAATTCCTTCCCGGATTTGGAGCGCGTTGTACAAAGCGGCCTCGGCCGAACGGACCTTATGCTATTCGCGGAATTCGACTTGGGCGACATTCTGCGTCGTGAAACTGGATCCAAGACGCCTAAGATCATGCGGTTCGTGGTCGGCAATCCCCTCATCATGAAGGAAATGGTCAAGCACGTGCCCGATGCTGGATCCTATGCTCCAGTCACAGTACTGATTGATGAGCGTCCCGATGGCGTGCACGTCTCTTATGACAAGATGGAGAGTTATCTGCTGCATTATGGCAGCTCGGAAGCCCTTGCCGTCGCCCGAAATCTCGATGCGAAAATCACAACCTTGCTACACGAATGTGCAAGCTAA
- a CDS encoding alpha/beta fold hydrolase, with amino-acid sequence MTQLDIASKDGATLETAPTRYIEGHGIRFAYRRLGPATGTPLVLLQHFSGNIDAWDPAVVDALATDRPVIAFDNAGVGRSTGQTPDNIAAMARDAVDFINLLGFTEVDLLGFSLGGCVAQQVAAEHGRLVRRLILVGTAPKGGEEHLLAVLQQAFSQTDAPDPRLPLFFTASSASRSSGLAFLKRTKVRKDDRDTDNGSAVTDPQAKALITWCATPDPQHAILHAIRQPALVVSGSHDTMLPANNAYAMFKELSNAQLILYPDSGHGALFQYHEMFVSHVRTFLEAQLAAA; translated from the coding sequence ATGACTCAACTCGACATCGCGAGCAAGGACGGCGCCACGCTCGAAACCGCGCCGACCCGTTACATCGAAGGCCACGGAATACGCTTTGCCTATCGTCGCCTCGGCCCCGCTACCGGAACGCCGCTGGTTCTCCTGCAGCACTTCTCGGGCAACATCGATGCATGGGATCCCGCCGTCGTCGACGCTCTGGCCACTGATCGCCCCGTGATCGCCTTCGACAACGCCGGGGTCGGCCGCTCGACCGGTCAAACGCCCGACAATATCGCGGCGATGGCACGAGACGCGGTCGACTTCATCAACTTGCTCGGCTTCACCGAAGTGGACCTGCTGGGATTTTCCCTCGGCGGCTGCGTCGCTCAGCAGGTCGCCGCCGAGCACGGACGGCTGGTCCGTAGGCTCATTCTCGTCGGCACCGCGCCTAAAGGCGGAGAGGAACATTTGTTGGCGGTTCTGCAGCAAGCGTTTTCCCAAACCGATGCACCGGACCCACGCCTGCCGCTGTTCTTCACAGCATCGTCCGCCAGCCGATCGTCAGGACTGGCATTCCTGAAGCGGACGAAGGTGCGTAAGGACGATCGGGACACCGACAACGGCAGCGCGGTCACCGATCCGCAGGCCAAGGCGTTGATCACCTGGTGCGCAACACCTGATCCCCAGCACGCTATTCTGCACGCCATCCGTCAACCCGCTCTTGTGGTCAGCGGTAGCCACGACACCATGCTGCCCGCGAACAACGCTTACGCAATGTTCAAAGAACTCAGCAACGCTCAGCTGATCCTCTATCCAGATTCAGGGCACGGCGCCCTGTTTCAATACCACGAGATGTTCGTCAGCCACGTCCGGACCTTCCTGGAAGCACAGCTCGCGGCTGCATGA
- a CDS encoding alpha/beta fold hydrolase, which translates to MLNILLSTATVLLAVTTLVGSVRSAELPKGAAHNIVLVHGAFVDQTSWQPVADILTKKGYNVTLVENPLTSLAADVDATKQALAKQNGRTVLVGHSWGGVVITQAGNDPKVSALVYVSAFAPEVGESLASLAKAGPPTEGGKAIHPDAKGNLYIDPKVFPSAVAGDLPPEIAEHLANSQLPLNHVAFEAPVDIAAWHDKPTFYVISTKDKVLAPEAQKSFAARIKAQTTEVAGSHASLVVHAKQVAEVIEKAALAK; encoded by the coding sequence ATGCTAAATATCCTCCTCTCAACCGCCACCGTACTTCTGGCCGTAACGACATTGGTCGGCTCCGTCCGTTCCGCCGAATTGCCCAAGGGAGCAGCCCACAACATCGTGCTCGTGCACGGCGCTTTCGTGGACCAGACGAGCTGGCAGCCCGTTGCCGATATTCTCACGAAGAAAGGCTACAACGTCACGCTCGTCGAGAATCCGCTCACCTCCCTTGCCGCTGATGTCGATGCCACCAAGCAGGCGCTTGCGAAGCAGAACGGCAGGACCGTTCTGGTCGGCCACTCATGGGGTGGCGTGGTCATCACGCAAGCCGGTAACGATCCCAAGGTGTCGGCGCTGGTCTATGTTTCCGCCTTCGCGCCGGAGGTAGGTGAATCCCTGGCGTCGCTGGCAAAGGCCGGCCCGCCGACCGAAGGCGGCAAAGCGATCCATCCCGACGCGAAGGGCAATTTGTACATCGATCCCAAGGTGTTTCCGTCAGCTGTCGCGGGTGACCTTCCTCCGGAAATCGCTGAGCACCTGGCCAACTCGCAGCTTCCTTTGAATCACGTTGCGTTCGAGGCCCCCGTCGACATTGCGGCCTGGCATGACAAGCCGACGTTCTATGTCATCAGCACGAAGGACAAAGTCCTCGCGCCCGAGGCCCAGAAGTCGTTCGCAGCCAGGATCAAGGCTCAGACGACGGAAGTCGCCGGCAGCCATGCTTCGCTCGTCGTTCATGCGAAGCAAGTCGCTGAGGTCATCGAAAAGGCAGCGCTCGCTAAGTGA
- a CDS encoding AraC family transcriptional regulator: MDILAQVLDRVRLGGTLLFHFELGHPWHLELPARPYALFHYLSQGSATLALEQGQEIQMTEGDFVVITRGEPHVFYSDRWAEPLRITDIDRSSPRLGVVRHGRGAKPLSTMICGNFTVSRPLFGSVLELLPPVLLLKPTADGGWLEAILRRLVSESALERPGQRVALSRLTEVLFVEVLRSWIASLSPGQGGWLGAISDPHIGPALKLIHENPELPWTLSYLGQRVGLGRSVFSARFTKLVGQSMHRYVIERRMAEAAFLLETSDEPIARVASRVGYETAAAFSKLFQRYHGQSPGRYRTARRSDRGERQGDIHEAQVAE, from the coding sequence ATGGATATACTCGCGCAAGTGCTCGATCGCGTTCGTCTCGGCGGGACGCTGCTCTTTCACTTCGAGCTCGGCCATCCCTGGCATCTTGAGTTGCCAGCGCGCCCCTACGCCCTGTTTCACTATCTTAGCCAGGGCTCAGCGACCCTCGCGCTCGAACAGGGGCAGGAAATCCAGATGACCGAGGGCGATTTTGTCGTCATCACACGCGGAGAGCCCCATGTGTTTTATTCGGATCGCTGGGCCGAGCCTTTGCGGATTACGGATATCGATCGATCGTCCCCGCGTCTTGGCGTCGTTCGTCACGGCCGCGGTGCAAAGCCGCTCTCGACCATGATTTGCGGCAATTTCACGGTGTCACGGCCGCTGTTTGGCAGCGTGCTGGAGCTACTTCCGCCCGTGCTCCTGCTGAAGCCGACGGCGGACGGTGGTTGGCTTGAAGCAATCCTGCGCCGACTGGTCAGCGAGTCCGCGCTCGAGCGTCCTGGCCAACGCGTCGCGCTTTCACGACTGACAGAAGTGCTCTTTGTCGAGGTGCTCCGAAGCTGGATCGCGTCTCTCAGTCCCGGACAAGGCGGCTGGCTCGGGGCCATATCTGACCCGCATATCGGACCGGCGCTCAAGCTGATTCACGAAAACCCGGAGCTTCCCTGGACACTGAGCTACCTTGGCCAGCGCGTGGGGCTCGGCCGCTCGGTATTTTCGGCGCGCTTTACCAAGCTCGTCGGCCAGTCCATGCACCGTTATGTGATCGAGCGCCGGATGGCGGAAGCGGCGTTCCTGCTGGAAACCAGCGATGAGCCCATTGCACGCGTTGCCAGCCGAGTCGGTTACGAGACAGCGGCGGCGTTTTCGAAGCTGTTCCAACGATATCACGGCCAATCGCCTGGCAGGTACCGAACAGCTCGACGTTCCGACAGGGGCGAAAGGCAAGGGGACATTCACGAAGCACAAGTCGCGGAGTGA